A window of the Lolium perenne isolate Kyuss_39 chromosome 7, Kyuss_2.0, whole genome shotgun sequence genome harbors these coding sequences:
- the LOC127316199 gene encoding putrescine hydroxycinnamoyltransferase 1-like, producing MVMEEEQTVKLAESCMVTPSDETPMHGLWLTPIDLTWATTGHIPFLHLYRSASGAGAIDDAFFNVARLKAALAKALVAFYPLAGRLGVDAHGRLQIDCAGQGALFVVARPDLTVDDFGSSQPSPELKRLLFPRVEDHSPSLMCGVQVNFLKCGGVALGMALHHIAVDATSAFHFFQTWSAISRDGDAAEATLERPCHDRTLLRPRFPPVVHPDALTVFCPPNHQTPSRDHSPHAVTNQIFVLSKDQVAALKRVCANGVSTFCAVSAHLWRCVCAARRLHPDATTRLIFPANVRASLSPKLPGSFFGNGIIMLGATGKVRDIASKGQLASVAGRIRGAISRMDDELVRSAIDYFEIAGGQTSNQAGSMPETELRVVSWRGMHDADFGRGKPLMVHRAVQPFAGIAYLMDGVGGSMRILLSVEAAIVNDLKRLLYANF from the coding sequence ATGGTCATGGAGGAGGAGCAAACAGTGAAGCTGGCCGAGTCATGCATGGTGACGCCGAGCGACGAGACGCCCATGCATGGCCTGTGGCTTACCCCAATCGACCTCACGTGGGCGACCACAGGCCACATCCCGTTCCTCCACTTGTACCGCTCCGCCTCCGGTGCCGGTGCCATCGACGACGCCTTCTTCAACGTGGCCAGGCTGAAGGCGGCGCTGGCAAAGGCTCTCGTAGCTTTCTACCCCCTGGCCGGCCGCCTCGGCGTGGACGCCCACGGCCGGCTACAGATCGACTGCGCCGGCCAGGGCGCGCTCTTCGTGGTCGCTCGCCCAGACCTCACCGTCGACGACTTCGGTAGCTCCCAGCCGTCGCCGGAGCTAAAGCGGCTCCTCTTTCCCCGCGTTGAGGACCACTCGCCGTCCCTCATGTGCGGCGTCCAGGTGAATTTCCTAAAGTGCGGCGGGGTAGCCCTAGGGATGGCGCTGCACCACATCGCCGTCGACGCGACAAGCGCGTTCCACTTCTTCCAGACCTGGTCCGCCATCTCCAGGgacggcgacgcggcggaggcgACGCTGGAGCGCCCATGCCACGACCGCACCCTCCTCCGCCCACGCTTCCCGCCCGTCGTCCACCCGGACGCTCTCACCGTGTTCTGCCCCCCAAATCACCAAACCCCATCCCGTGACCACTCGCCCCATGCTGTCACGAACCAGATCTTCGTCCTCTCCAAAGACCAGGTCGCCGCTCTCAAGCGCGTCTGCGCCAACGGCGTGAGCACGTTCTGCGCCGTGAGCGCCCACTTGTGGAGGTGCGTGTGCGCCGCCCGGCGGCTGCATCCCGACGCCACGACGCGCCTCATCTTCCCGGCCAACGTCCGGGCCAGCCTGTCGCCGAAGCTCCCGGGTAGCTTCTTCGGCAACGGGATCATCATGCTGGGCGCCACGGGCAAGGTGCGGGACATCGCCTCGAAGGGGCAGCTAGCCTCCGTCGCCGGCAGGATCAGAGGCGCCATCAGCCGGATGGACGATGAGCTGGTGCGTTCGGCGATCGACTACTTTGAGATCGCCGGCGGCCAGACAAGTAATCAAGCGGGAAGCATGCCGGAGACTGAGCTGAGGGTCGTCAGCTGGCGAGGCATGCACGATGCGGATTTCGGGAGGGGCAAGCCGCTGATGGTGCATCGCGCCGTGCAACCGTTTGCCGGGATCGCCTACCTCATGGACGGCGTTGGCGGCAGCATGCGCATCCTCCTGTCTGTGGAGGCTGCAATTGTCAACGACCTCAAGCGTCTGCTTTATGCCAACTTTTAA